The Punica granatum isolate Tunisia-2019 chromosome 4, ASM765513v2, whole genome shotgun sequence genome has a window encoding:
- the LOC116202963 gene encoding alpha-terpineol synthase, chloroplastic-like isoform X2 gives MSPNMGSTYTEHAMMWDCNSVQEYNEKYFEEVEKMKDDVRGLIDQLMDPLAMLELIDAIQRLGLEYHFKREIKGMLDSVHEHTNANRFQYGELHAATLRFRLLRQHGYYEMPQDVFCKFTDDSGNFMSAVEDDVKGLLSLYEASFHGFEGETIMDKARVLSIAHLRRQKDDISSPVLAWKIEHALEMPIHWRPNRLEAMWFMEVYKDDPGMNPTLLKLAKLDYNLVQSIHREELSQLARWWSELGLGTSMTFSRDNLLEHYLWNVTMVFEPQYKAFREMTTKMTCVITLIDDVYDKLGSLNELELLTHLIDRWDVTRADELPLTMRTCFQALYNITNEIGCWVLKERGIEVHPYLQKAWADQCKAYLVEANWCYKGLKPSVQDYLSNAVRSVGGFIVLLCCFFITTDDLTKDKLECISRIPSVMQCSTLIGRLNNDLHLLNSAFIRCHKLKCKHACAVRIGCWR, from the exons ATGAGTCCTAACATGGGGTCTACATATACCGAGCATGCAATGATGTGGGACTGCAACTCTGTACAAGAGTACAAT GAAAAGTATTTCGAGGAGGTAGAAAAGATGAAGGATGATGTAAGAGGACTAATAGATCAGCTGATGGATCCATTAGCAATGCTCGAGTTAATAGACGCCATTCAGCGGCTCGGGTTAGAGTATCATTTCAAGAGGGAGATTAAGGGCATGCTGGACTCCGTCCATGAGCACACTAATGCGAATCGATTCCAATATGGTGAGTTACATGCTGCTACTCTCCGATTCAGGCTCCTCAGGCAGCACGGTTATTACGAAATGCCCCAAG ATGTCTTTTGCAAATTTACCGACGATTCTGGCAACTTTATGTCGGCAGTCGAAGATGACGTGAAGGGACTGTTGAGTCTATACGAAGCTTCATTCCACGGATTCGAAGGTGAAACCATAATGGACAAAGCTAGGGTGCTCTCTATTGCGCATCTGAGGAGACAAAAGGATGATATCTCATCACCAGTTTTGGCCTGGAAAATTGAGCATGCTCTGGAAATGCCTATTCATTGGAGGCCAAACCGGTTGGAGGCAATGTGGTTCATGGAAGTGTACAAGGATGACCCTGGCATGAACCCGACTTTGCTCAAATTGGCTAAGCTTGACTACAACCTTGTCCAGTCAATCCATCGGGAGGAACTTAGCCAACTAGCAAG GTGGTGGTCTGAACTTGGTCTAGGCACGTCCATGACCTTCTCCAGGGACAACCTGCTGGAACACTACTTATGGAATGTTACCATGGTGTTCGAGCCCCAGTACAAAGCCTTCAGAGAAATGACAACGAAAATGACCTGTGTGATAACACTTATCGATGATGTTTACGACAAGTTAGGGTCGCTCAATGAGCTGGAGCTCCTGACCCATCTCATTGACAG ATGGGATGTTACTAGAGCGGACGAGCTACCTTTGACAATGAGGACATGCTTCCAGGCTCTGTATAATATCACCAATGAAATAGGCTGCTGGGTGCTGAAAGAGCGAGGCATTGAAGTCCACCCATACCTGCAGAAAGCG TGGGCAGATCAATGCAAAGCATACCTTGTCGAGGCAAACTGGTGCTATAAAGGCCTCAAGCCTTCAGTGCAGGATTATCTCAGTAACGCAGTTAGATCAGTCGGAGGATTTATTGTGCTACTGTGCTGTTTCTTCATCACCACGGATGACTTAACCAAAGACAAACTGGAGTGCATTTCCAGAATTCCGAGTGTCATGCAATGCTCGACCCTAATTGGCCGACTGAATAATGATTT ACATCTGCTTAATTCTGCTTTTATTCGGTGTCATAAATTGAAATGTAAGCATGCATGCGCAGTGCGAATTGGCTGCTGGAGATAA
- the LOC116202963 gene encoding alpha-terpineol synthase, chloroplastic-like isoform X3, which translates to MSPNMGSTYTEHAMMWDCNSVQEYNEKYFEEVEKMKDDVRGLIDQLMDPLAMLELIDAIQRLGLEYHFKREIKGMLDSVHEHTNANRFQYGELHAATLRFRLLRQHGYYEMPQDVFCKFTDDSGNFMSAVEDDVKGLLSLYEASFHGFEGETIMDKARVLSIAHLRRQKDDISSPVLAWKIEHALEMPIHWRPNRLEAMWFMEVYKDDPGMNPTLLKLAKLDYNLVQSIHREELSQLARWWSELGLGTSMTFSRDNLLEHYLWNVTMVFEPQYKAFREMTTKMTCVITLIDDVYDKLGSLNELELLTHLIDRWDVTRADELPLTMRTCFQALYNITNEIGCWVLKERGIEVHPYLQKAWADQCKAYLVEANWCYKGLKPSVQDYLSNAVRSVGGFIVLLCCFFITTDDLTKDKLECISRIPSVMQCSTLIGRLNNDLHLLNSA; encoded by the exons ATGAGTCCTAACATGGGGTCTACATATACCGAGCATGCAATGATGTGGGACTGCAACTCTGTACAAGAGTACAAT GAAAAGTATTTCGAGGAGGTAGAAAAGATGAAGGATGATGTAAGAGGACTAATAGATCAGCTGATGGATCCATTAGCAATGCTCGAGTTAATAGACGCCATTCAGCGGCTCGGGTTAGAGTATCATTTCAAGAGGGAGATTAAGGGCATGCTGGACTCCGTCCATGAGCACACTAATGCGAATCGATTCCAATATGGTGAGTTACATGCTGCTACTCTCCGATTCAGGCTCCTCAGGCAGCACGGTTATTACGAAATGCCCCAAG ATGTCTTTTGCAAATTTACCGACGATTCTGGCAACTTTATGTCGGCAGTCGAAGATGACGTGAAGGGACTGTTGAGTCTATACGAAGCTTCATTCCACGGATTCGAAGGTGAAACCATAATGGACAAAGCTAGGGTGCTCTCTATTGCGCATCTGAGGAGACAAAAGGATGATATCTCATCACCAGTTTTGGCCTGGAAAATTGAGCATGCTCTGGAAATGCCTATTCATTGGAGGCCAAACCGGTTGGAGGCAATGTGGTTCATGGAAGTGTACAAGGATGACCCTGGCATGAACCCGACTTTGCTCAAATTGGCTAAGCTTGACTACAACCTTGTCCAGTCAATCCATCGGGAGGAACTTAGCCAACTAGCAAG GTGGTGGTCTGAACTTGGTCTAGGCACGTCCATGACCTTCTCCAGGGACAACCTGCTGGAACACTACTTATGGAATGTTACCATGGTGTTCGAGCCCCAGTACAAAGCCTTCAGAGAAATGACAACGAAAATGACCTGTGTGATAACACTTATCGATGATGTTTACGACAAGTTAGGGTCGCTCAATGAGCTGGAGCTCCTGACCCATCTCATTGACAG ATGGGATGTTACTAGAGCGGACGAGCTACCTTTGACAATGAGGACATGCTTCCAGGCTCTGTATAATATCACCAATGAAATAGGCTGCTGGGTGCTGAAAGAGCGAGGCATTGAAGTCCACCCATACCTGCAGAAAGCG TGGGCAGATCAATGCAAAGCATACCTTGTCGAGGCAAACTGGTGCTATAAAGGCCTCAAGCCTTCAGTGCAGGATTATCTCAGTAACGCAGTTAGATCAGTCGGAGGATTTATTGTGCTACTGTGCTGTTTCTTCATCACCACGGATGACTTAACCAAAGACAAACTGGAGTGCATTTCCAGAATTCCGAGTGTCATGCAATGCTCGACCCTAATTGGCCGACTGAATAATGATTT ACATCTGCTTAATTCTGCTT
- the LOC116202963 gene encoding alpha-terpineol synthase, chloroplastic-like isoform X1: MSPNMGSTYTEHAMMWDCNSVQEYNEKYFEEVEKMKDDVRGLIDQLMDPLAMLELIDAIQRLGLEYHFKREIKGMLDSVHEHTNANRFQYGELHAATLRFRLLRQHGYYEMPQDVFCKFTDDSGNFMSAVEDDVKGLLSLYEASFHGFEGETIMDKARVLSIAHLRRQKDDISSPVLAWKIEHALEMPIHWRPNRLEAMWFMEVYKDDPGMNPTLLKLAKLDYNLVQSIHREELSQLARWWSELGLGTSMTFSRDNLLEHYLWNVTMVFEPQYKAFREMTTKMTCVITLIDDVYDKLGSLNELELLTHLIDRWDVTRADELPLTMRTCFQALYNITNEIGCWVLKERGIEVHPYLQKAWADQCKAYLVEANWCYKGLKPSVQDYLSNAVRSVGGFIVLLCCFFITTDDLTKDKLECISRIPSVMQCSTLIGRLNNDLAPSSCELAAGDKLNSVECYINESGASNEEAREHIRNHVHEAWKALNRDAFTDKYRLPGPFVEACLNLARASHWIYQYGDGHEARSQEAKEQLMSVLVGPAGSD, encoded by the exons ATGAGTCCTAACATGGGGTCTACATATACCGAGCATGCAATGATGTGGGACTGCAACTCTGTACAAGAGTACAAT GAAAAGTATTTCGAGGAGGTAGAAAAGATGAAGGATGATGTAAGAGGACTAATAGATCAGCTGATGGATCCATTAGCAATGCTCGAGTTAATAGACGCCATTCAGCGGCTCGGGTTAGAGTATCATTTCAAGAGGGAGATTAAGGGCATGCTGGACTCCGTCCATGAGCACACTAATGCGAATCGATTCCAATATGGTGAGTTACATGCTGCTACTCTCCGATTCAGGCTCCTCAGGCAGCACGGTTATTACGAAATGCCCCAAG ATGTCTTTTGCAAATTTACCGACGATTCTGGCAACTTTATGTCGGCAGTCGAAGATGACGTGAAGGGACTGTTGAGTCTATACGAAGCTTCATTCCACGGATTCGAAGGTGAAACCATAATGGACAAAGCTAGGGTGCTCTCTATTGCGCATCTGAGGAGACAAAAGGATGATATCTCATCACCAGTTTTGGCCTGGAAAATTGAGCATGCTCTGGAAATGCCTATTCATTGGAGGCCAAACCGGTTGGAGGCAATGTGGTTCATGGAAGTGTACAAGGATGACCCTGGCATGAACCCGACTTTGCTCAAATTGGCTAAGCTTGACTACAACCTTGTCCAGTCAATCCATCGGGAGGAACTTAGCCAACTAGCAAG GTGGTGGTCTGAACTTGGTCTAGGCACGTCCATGACCTTCTCCAGGGACAACCTGCTGGAACACTACTTATGGAATGTTACCATGGTGTTCGAGCCCCAGTACAAAGCCTTCAGAGAAATGACAACGAAAATGACCTGTGTGATAACACTTATCGATGATGTTTACGACAAGTTAGGGTCGCTCAATGAGCTGGAGCTCCTGACCCATCTCATTGACAG ATGGGATGTTACTAGAGCGGACGAGCTACCTTTGACAATGAGGACATGCTTCCAGGCTCTGTATAATATCACCAATGAAATAGGCTGCTGGGTGCTGAAAGAGCGAGGCATTGAAGTCCACCCATACCTGCAGAAAGCG TGGGCAGATCAATGCAAAGCATACCTTGTCGAGGCAAACTGGTGCTATAAAGGCCTCAAGCCTTCAGTGCAGGATTATCTCAGTAACGCAGTTAGATCAGTCGGAGGATTTATTGTGCTACTGTGCTGTTTCTTCATCACCACGGATGACTTAACCAAAGACAAACTGGAGTGCATTTCCAGAATTCCGAGTGTCATGCAATGCTCGACCCTAATTGGCCGACTGAATAATGATTTGGCTCCATCATCG TGCGAATTGGCTGCTGGAGATAAATTGAATTCGGTGGAGTGCTATATCAACGAAAGTGGAGCTTCTAATGAGGAGGCGAGAGAGCACATTCGGAATCACGTGCATGAAGCATGGAAGGCTCTGAATCGTGATGCGTTCACCGACAAGTATCGACTTCCCGGTCCCTTTGTCGAGGCCTGTCTGAATCTTGCACGCGCGTCTCATTGGATTTACCAGTACGGAGATGGGCATGAGGCTCGAAGTCAAGAAGCCAAAGAGCAACTAATGTCCGTCCTGGTCGGACCAGCTGGTTCGGATTGA
- the LOC116202964 gene encoding (+)-epi-alpha-bisabolol synthase-like translates to MEEVQKMADYARNLLNKQMDLLEKLESIDAIQQLGLRYHFEREIKHALNSLYESAATGRPQYDDLHSTALRFRIFRQHYYYEVPQDVFRKFIDETGNFRATLTDDVKGLLSLYEASFHGFKGEDIFFDSL, encoded by the exons ATGGAAGAGGTACAAAAGATGGCGGATTATGCGAGGAACCTATTGAACAAACAGATGGATCTGCTGGAAAAGCTCGAGTCGATTGATGCCATTCAACAACTCGGGTTACGGTACCATTTCGAGAGAGAGATCAAGCACGCGTTGAACTCCCTTTATGAAAGTGCTGCTACCGGTCGGCCTCAATATGATGATCTACACAGCACAGCTCTTCGATTTAGAATCTTCAGGCAACACTACTACTATGAAGTACCGCAAG ATGTATTTCGGAAGTTCATAGACGAGACTGGTAATTTTCGGGCAACATTGACTGATGATGTTAAAGGATTGCTGAGTCTGTATGAAGCTTCTTTTCATGGATTCAAAGGCGAAGATATTTTCTTTGATTCCCtgtaa